GGCAAAGGTTGCGATCAGTTCCAGAAAGCTGCGATCAGCGGACGCTGGAAAATGAGTCAGGTCGCGGATCGATTTTGTCACCAGGTCTTCGGCGGTTTCTAAAGCCGAACGGATACCTTCCTGAACTGCCTCAACTTCGCACAACGATTCTCGATCGTTCGCGCCGTTACGGAAAAGAGTTTCCGGCGACGCCAACTGACACGCTCGCAGCAGCGGCAGCGTCAAACGGCCGTTTTGCAAATCGTTGCCTGCGTCTTTGCCGGTCTCTGCTGTGGTTTGGGTCAGGTCCAGAACATCATCCGCAATCTGGAAAGCCATTCCCAGCCGCATACCAAAGCGCCGAGCCGCCTTTTGTTGTGCGGTGTTGCCGTCAGCCGTTCGAGCACCCAGCAGGCAGCTGAGGCCAAATAGCTGGCCGGTCTTATCGCGAATGATGCGGAAGTAGTCCGTTTCCGTTGTCGATCCGTCAACACGAATGGCCGACTGGTTTAATTCGCCTTCGCACGTGCGGTCGGTGGCCAGTCCGATTAGTCGGCAGGCTTCTGCGTCGCCGGTTGATGCTGCGAGGTGAAAGGACTTCGAGAACAAATAGTCTCCCAGCAGGACGCTGGTTTCTGTGTTCCATCGGCGATGGACAGTTGTGACGTGACGGCGAGTTTCCGCTTCGTCGATCACGTCATCATGCACCAATGTGGCAAGATGAATCATTTCGACGGACGCCGCCAGCATCGCGGCATTTCGATCTGCGCGGCCGGAAATCATCCGACTGGTCAGAAGCAGCAACATGGGCCGAATCTGCTTGCCCTGGAATCGGGATACGTGCTGAGTGACGTCGCTGACGAAACTGCTGCGAGTTTCCAGCTTGCGCCGCATGACTTCGTTAACCGCCTGCAGGTCGCCTTGCAGATGTTCCAGCAGTTGTTTTTTCAGGTCGCTCGCGCTAAGCGTTGACGCGTTCATCGTCCGTGTTCCGTCCGTTGCCGTGTTACGGGTCAGTGGATTTTGCAAAACCGCCGACCGTATCACGATGTGCCGAGCGAACCTGAGGATTGCAGTCCTCGACTCGCCTTTTCTTAGTTGTGTCGAATAAAATGTCCACTCTTCCCGCCCGATTTCTCCAACAACCGCACGTGCGAAATCTCGATCGCCCGGTCAATCGCTTTGCACATATCGTAGACCGTTAAAGCGGCGACGCTCACGGCTGTGAGAGCTTCCATTTCCACGCCCGTTTTCCCGGCGACGCGTACCGTACTCTTGATGTGCAGTGACTTTTCGTCGAGGAACGAGAACTCAATACTTGCGGAATCGAGGCCCAACGAATGGCAGAGCGGAATCAGTTCGTCGGTGCGTTTGGTCGCCATGATCCCGGCCAGTCGAGCCACCTCAAGGACGTCGCCCTTTGAGATTTCCTTCTGGCGAATGATCCGCAAAGTTTCTGGTCGCATGAACACGGTGGCTTCTGCTTTGGCCATCCGATCGGAAACCGGCTTCGCCGAAACGTCCACCATCCGGCTCGCCCCGTCATCGTCAAAATGAGTCAGGCTGGTCATGCGATCTACTCGCCTTCCTTGCCGTGACTGCCGTCTTTGGCAGTCTTTAATCCGGCCATAAACTCGACCAGATCCCGCACGTCTTCGCGACTCAACGCCTTGGTGATATCGGACGGCATGCCGCTTTGGCCTTTCGCTCGTTCGTCGATGTCGTCCGTCGCTACGGTGATGATCGCTCCCTTGGGCGTCATCAGCTTCACGACATCAGCTGTTTCTTCCTTGATGATGCCCGAATGGATACGTCCGTTGATGTCGACAATGATTGTCGTTTCGAAGCCTTTGGCAATCTTGGCGTTGGGGTCGACGATCGCTTCCAGCAGATAGGTACGGTCCTTGTCTTTGGCGACGGCAGAAAGATCGGGCCCCACGTCGGCTCCTTCGCCATTCACCTTGTGACAGCGACGGCACGACGCGGCGGCTCGGCCAAAGAACACCGTGCGACCGCGTTCCGCATTGCCACCTTCCAGACACTCATTCCATTCGGCCACTTTTGTGCCGATCATCTTTTGGTCCATACGGAAATTGTTGACCAGCTTAGTCAACTTATCGCTGCCAACAGCTTCTGAAGCCTGCAGCAGATCCAGAGCGACCGCTTTAGGAAGCATGTTTTTGTTGTACGCGTCGAAGGCTGACGCCAGGACCTCTGCAGTGGCCGGTGTGTTAATCTGCCCCAACAGCCGCAGCGCGGTTTGTTTGGCTTTGACGCTGCCAACGTCCAGTGTCGACTTCAACGCGGGAACGGCATCTTCCGGGCGTCGTTCGGCTAACAGTTCCAGCGAGGCGACGCGAATGGCTTCCGACATATCGCCTCGCCCTTTGTTCAATAGCGAATCGATATCGGCTTCCAGATTCGCCAACGCCTTAAACGCTGCCACTCGCGTATTTTCTTCTGCAGCGTCGTCGGCCAGCATTTCTTTCAACGTTGGGATCACATCCTTCAGGCCCAGCATCGCGGCGACTTCAATCGCGGTCTGCCGAACTTCTTTCGGCCCTGCCAGCATGCCGGCAAGATGAGGCCGAACGACTTCGTCCAAGCCAGAAACTTCTCGCTGAGGCAGCGGACGCCAACGGCCGTTAACGGTGTCGGTCTGTTGAGGATTGTTCCATGTTTTTAGCATCTCGGCAGCGACGGCGCGCATGCTGTCGTCGGTTGTGCCATTGCTTGCAAATTCAGCGACAAGTGTCGCTGCCTCATCGCTCCCGATTCTGTACATGGCTTCAAGAGCTCGGCGAAGTAAATCGCCCTTAAGGTCAGATGTGACGGAATGCAAAACCATGAATTTAGCGGTTCCGGTTCGCTCGTCCATCAATGCCCGAGCGACTTCCAGGTTCGTCTCCGGATCACCCGATCCGAGCTTACTCAGTCCGGCCATGTCGTCGGTTCTTCGGAATACGACCGCCAGCGCCCGTTGCGTGGCGGTTGTGGATTCAGGGTTGTTCACAAAATTCAGTAAGCTGCCGGGGGATCGTTCGGCGAGCGGCACGAGTCCCATCACAGCCTGGTGCCGCAGCACGGGATCCGCATCGTTGTTGCGAGTCAACAGCTTGATCAGCGGGGCGGCGTCTTCGGCTTTGCCAATCTTCCCGAGTGCAACAGCCGCAAAACCAGCGACTCGTAAATCCGCGACTTTGGTCAGCTCCGCTGCCCGCTCGCGCCATGCAGCTCGCAGATCAGAAGGCAGGACGGCATCGATCGGATGCCGCCGCGCAAGGTCCGCAAATATCTTCAACTGCTGAGTCGTGATTTCTGATTCAGAACTGGAATGCTGCAAAAACGCCGCCGCAACTTTGGTCGCTCGTTCCGCCGACTGAAGTCCGAACTGCCACAATGCCCACATTACGTGGCGGCTTTTTGTGTCGTCCGTTAGCGATTCCGCGGCTTTCAGCAGCAAAGGGAATTCTTCGCGTTTGACGAGTTCAAACTGAGCCATCTGCCGAACGCGTCGATCCGCGTGGTTGAGCAATTCCATCAGTTCTTCGGCTTTGAAATCTGTCAAACCGCTGGCCAGCAGCTTTGTCACGTTCGCGCCAGTGACAGCGCTGATGTGTTCTTTGTCTGCAAAACGGTACAGGCGGCCTTTCCCTTCGCCCGTCCAGCCGTTGACCCAGTCGGTCACGTACAGGCTTCCATCCGGAGCGAAGTCCACGTCCGTCGCCAGAATTGACCAGATGAATTCGTGCGAGTCGGTGATGTCGAAGGTGGCTCCCTTTGGTGTAACCGCAAAGCTGCGAATGCCGCTGTTCCCAGCGGTGCCTCGGAAGTCGGCAAGGAAGAAGTGATCGTTATATCGGTCGGCCAACCCAAGTCCCGGGTAAAATGTGAAGCCTGACGGGCCGTCGCTGATGTTGACGATCGGCGGCAGAATGTAGGCGGGCTGAACGGCCGCGGTTTCGTCGTCGGCCTGATGAGGGTACCACATGCGTTCGCGGTTCCAGGGGCCTCGATCGTCCAGATACTGATAGTACATCCGCCAGCCGCTGTCGCTATCCTGCACGACGTAGACCAAACGAGCCTGGTCGCCACTGTCGGAATTGTTGTCGACGGTGAACAGGTTGCCGTTGTTGTCGAAGGCCAGTTCCTGAGAATTTCGCAATCCGTAGGCGAAGACTTCCAGGTTCGTTCCGTCCAAATCACAACGGAACACAGCGCCGCTGTCCGGTCGCTTTAACCGAGTTCCCTCTTTGGTGATCACGTTGTAGCCACGGTCGCCGATGCTGAAATATAAACGTCCGTCCGGGCCAACGACCAGGCCGTGCATGTCGTGGCCTCGAAACGCGACTCGCACGCCGTACCCGTGATGCAACGCTTCGTGGCGATCCGCCTTGCCGTCACCATCTGTGTCCTGCATCTTCCACAGCTTCGGGATGCAGGTGTAGTACACGTTGCCATCAAGTTCCAACACACCCGCGCCGGTGCCGTCCAGAATGTTGTTGAAGCCCTGAGCGAACACCTTTGAACTATCCAGGGTTCCGTCGCCATTGGTGTCTTCCAGCAGACGAATGCGATCGTGTTCTGTGGCATATTTTTCAACTTCGTGACCCAGATACTTCTTGAACATCGCCAGCCGCTCTTCGACAGTTTCCAGCCGCAGATCGTTGTGCAGCCAGTCCATGTGGTTGCGGTTATCCTCGACGCCGATTTCCTGACGAAACGTTTCGCACACGAAGACTCGCCCGTCGTTCGCCACGTAAAACGCAACAGGATTTGCGATGTTCGGTTCGGCGGCCAGCAAACGGCCCTGGATGCCATCGGGCAGCACGAAGCCTTCCAACGCCAGTTCGGCGTCTTTGGAAGCTTCCGCAACTTTCGGTTGGTATTCGTCTGCCCGGCACAGAAGAGGCAGGCAACAGAAGAGTGCGGCGGTGAGAATTCGAATCATGGGCTGAGTTTGACGCTGGAGGTGGCAGATCTGATGTTCGACCCGGGGCGGCTTTTGGCGCAAGACTGCCGAAATTGTGACGTGATCCGTGTGTGAAACAATTGGTTTGACGACCTGCGGCCTGATTTCCTGGAACTCGGCCACACATTTCGCCGCTGCCGTACTGAAAACCGCCCAGCAGAAGCGCCGCTACCAGAGCGCCAGCGTACGGCACGCCGGGGCGCGAAAGTTGCACCACGCGAAGTGTTCGACATCGCAGGCAATCTGCGGAAACTGAGAATCCACGACGCCGCTGTCAGCCAGCACGGTTGCTAATGCGACGCGAGCGTGCTCGACAGCGCTAACGTCAATGTCGGTGGACTTCAGCAACAGCAATTGCGGCACGCGACAACACACGGCGATCCACGCTGCGAGAGAATCACTCGTGACGTCCCACGATTGCGGCAAAGCGGCGTGAATGAGTTCCAGTTCCGCCACGATGTTCGTTGGGTGCAGTATAGCAACAGTGTCCGGCGAGGAGTCATGCGTGCTTCGCCATTCCGCCAGAGAATTGACCAGCACAAGACGGTCATGCAGCGAAGCCAGCAACTTCGCATTCAGCGACATCGATTCGATAGCCAGCGTATGAGCCACACTGTCGGACAGACCGAATTGCCGATCCCACCGGCGCACCAAATCGGCCGCTTCACCACCGCCGACAAGCACGGCCACGTTCAGGAGTTCTTCGCGATCGACCAATGCCAGCAAACGGTCGACGACGCTGCCACGATTAGAACCAGCACATTGAGCGCCGTCCGAATGGTCGCTCTGCAGCAAACTGCCTCCCAGCTTAATAAGACTGCATGCGGAACGTTGGCTGGCGGCTGACAACGGCGGCGACTTTCTGAAAACGCTCACTGTATTTGCTAACAGTATTCGCTGACGCCATCGGCAGAAATCACTAACAGCCGGCTGGTAAGCGGGTGGTGCATCGCCTGAAAGTCGTAAGCCACCTGCCGTTGAATTTCTCCAATCAGCTTCGGGTGGTTCAGCGAGATCGCCACAAAGAAATCGCGGTTCGGAACGCCGACCACAAGTTCGGCTCCCAAAACCTGACGCAGCCGACCGTGCAGTTCGCCGCCCAGAAGTCTGACGGTGTTGTAGGCGTGCGGCGTAACGGGGACCAGCATCCTTGGATCGTCGTCTTCGCCAACAAGAGTCACTTCCAGCGGGTGGTCTTCTGCAAACCGCGCCAGATTATCCATCGCCAGTGATTGCAGATCTTCGGCGGTGACGTCCCATGTCTTCAACATGGCCTTGTGGACAAAGCGATACGTGTCGTCTTCGTCCACCACGAACATGATGCTTAAACCTGCCACCCAGGGAACTCGCACAAATTCCTGCAACGATGATTCCGCTTCGGATTCCGGATACAGCATCGGCATGATGCGGTCGGCCACGGCGTCCAGAGCAGGCATCAACTGTTCCGGCCCCCATTCCTGAAGCCTCACAACGGTGGTAATGCCGGGCAGCACAATCTGCTTCAGGCGATCGGGTGCCTGAAGGTAAGAACGGTAGAAGTTCGTCAGATGAATTTCTGATTCGTTGATGCGTATGCCAAAGTTGCCAGCCGGAGTGACTTCCAACAGAGGGAAGTGTTTACGAGCCAGGCCAACAACCTCGCGGCGGAATAACTCCGGTGGGCGAGCCAATTCTTCGGCAAAGCAAATTGACGACAGCACGTGGTTGCAGACGTTCACCGTTTCGACGTCCAGTGCGCGTCCCTGTTGTGACTGCAGACTGGCCACCATGATAATTTGCTGGTACTCAATCACCCACAATCGCCATTCGTAGCTGTTTCGCTTTTGAAACAACCGGCGCCACCATGAACCATTGGCTTTGATGGACTGTCCGGTCCACGACCGATTGGTCGCATCGATCGGAAGGGAACCGGCGGAGCTGCTTTTGATCACTCTGGGAAACAAAGTCGCCGGGCTAAACGACGCGGCGTCTGTGTTGGGCTGATCTTCTTCTACCCACGCGGCGTACAGGGTGAGCGACCATGGCAGCGATGCCGCATCAACCGCGTTCTTTTTTGATCCAAGCGGTGCGGTAGACTCATCCTGATCTCGGGCGGGGCCTGCGTCTGTGGTTGCAGCAGACGCCATGCGCGGCGTGATTTCGAAAAACGCTTCGGTCTGCTGCAGGTTCAGCATCGCGGGCACCTGCAACGTGAACCAATTCGCGGGCCCTCGAAATTCCGAGAAACCGCTCATAGGATCAGGAGGCGAATCAGATTCCTCAGACATAGCAGATTCAAAGCGACGTAAATGGAAAAGGACTTGAGATAGTGTAGGGACGTCGACAAGCAGGATGAAGTCAGAATCTGAAAGCGAGGTTCGAACGGTTCGGTGCTGCGAAGAACGCGCCAGATTCTTCGCTTGTGAAATTGCCCGCAGCGTGCTTTTCCTGCCCAATCGACCCTCTTCACGCTCCCGCCTGCTCACTCGCCGCTTTTCCCGCCTCGTCGCTTGAAGAATGAGGAAAAAAACGCGATGCTTCGCGGTTGGCCGGGGCCACAAAGCGGAGCTTTTCCTTCGATTTGTCGTCGTTCCGCCGTTTCTGAAAGTACGACCGTGGTTGAGACGCGTTGTCTGTAGCCCGAATTTCGTGTGTCGGTTTTGAATTAAGAAGGCAATTTTGATGTCAATGTACGTTGGTGAATCGCTTGTTGGTGAAGGAAACGAAGTCGCTCATATCGACCTGCTGATCGGCGACAAAAGTGGACCTGTCGGATCAGCGTTCGCAAACGCTCTGGCCGACCAGAAAATGGGGCACAGCAACCTTCTGGCTGGTACGCCAAACCTTGCCGTAAAGCCATCCACCGTGATGATCACGAAAGTGACGATCAAAGGTGCCAAGCAGGCTGTGCAGATGTTCGGCCCAGCTCAAAAAGCCGTTGCCAATGCCGTCGCTGACTGCGTTAAGTCTGGCGCGATTCCTAAAGATCAGGCCGATAACCTGTGCATCGTTTGCGGCGTTTTCATTCACTGGGATGCGTCTGACGACAAAAAGATCTACGAATACAACTACGAAGCCACAAAGCAGGCGATCGAACGAGCCATGAAGAACGAGCCATCAATCGACGATGTCCTCGCTCAACGAGACACTGCTGATCACCCCTTCTACGCAGGCTAGCCGGGATGCCCCGGCGGGCGATTGGCGTGGCAGGCGTGTGACGGTTGGAAAACCGTTGCGCCGGCGGTGCTCACGTTGTTCGCTGGCGGTGGTGTGACGTTCGAAACGTCGAAGCAATTGCACGATTAGAAGCCCGGCTTCTCAAACAAGCCGGGCTTCTTCGTGCGCCGGGATGCCCCGGCGGGCGGTTGGCGTGGCAGGCGGGTGACGGTTGGAAGACTGAAGCGCCGGCGGTGCTCACGTTGTTCGCTGGCGGTGTTGTGACGTTCGAAACGTCGAAGCAATTACACGATCAGGAGCCCGGCTTCTCAAACAAGCCGGGCTTCTTCGTGCGCCGGGATGCCCCGGCGGGCGGTTGGCGTGGCAGGCGGGTGACGGTCGAAGACAGTTGCGCCGGCGGTGCTCACGTTGTTCGCTGGAGGTGTTGATCAAGTTCGCCAAACTGGACTATTCGCGAACCGCCTCGGCTGCCCTGAGAACTCGCATGACGTTGGTTCCCATCAGCTTGTGAATGTCGGCCGCTGAATGACCGCGGTTGAGTAGTTCCTGAGTAATCAGCGGGTACGTGGAGACGTCTTCCAGTTGATCAGGCAACCTGGGCACACCGTCGAAGTCGGAACCGATGCCGACGTGGTCGATACCTGCGACATTGATGATGTGTTCGATGTGGTCAACAACGTCGTGAATGCTGCCGGGATGAGTGTCGTCTTTTTCGAGTTGCTTTGTGGGGATCACAAACTTCGAATAGAAATTCACCATCACCACTCCACCGTTGTCCGGCATCATTTTCAGGATGTCGTCCGGCACGTTGCGAGGGTGTTTATTGAGAGCTCGAGCAGAAGAATGTGAAAAGATCACGGGCGCTTTGGTGACGGCCAGTGATTTCCTCATGCATTCGGCCGACACGTGAGACAGATCGATCAGCATGCCAACGCGATTCATTTCTGCGATGACCGCTTCGCCGAATTCAGACAGTCCGCCGCAGCGAGGTTCGTCGGTCGCGGAGTCGGCCCATTCCAGCGACTTGGAATGCGTGAGCGTCATATATCGGCAGCCACGATCGTATAGCCGCTTGATATTGTCCAGCGAATTTTCGATAGAGTAGCCGCCTTCGATCCCCATCATGCTGGCGATTTTTCCGGACTTCACAATGCGTTCGACATCGTCCGGTGTTGACGCCATTTCGAAGACGTCCGAATAGCGTTTGACCATGTTTTCGACGAGGTCGATTTGCTGGGTGGTTTGCAGCAGTGCTGTGCCAGCTTTGTCCGTTTCGGCGGGCACATACACCGACCAAAACTGAGCCTTCACGCCGCCTTTGCGAAGACGGTCGATGTCTGTGTGTAGCTTGGGCTGAGCTTTGCGGATGTCGAAGACATCAAACGAGGAACTCCCGATTTCCCTCATCTGCCACGGCAAATCGTTGTGCCCGTCAAACAGCATGCCGGCGGAATGCACTTCGCGACCATGTTCCGTCAGGACTACCGGCGAACGCTGCTTGTCTTCTGCAAAGACAGTCGTCGCCAACAACGGCAGCATCAGAAACAAAGGAGATCGCAACATGGGAACATCCAGAATGGGGATGAGGATTTAAGTTTAAGAAGCGTCGCCGTCAGACGAAGATGCAGCCTCGCTCCGGTTACTCTTGCTCAGTCGCTTCTTCGCCTGCGTTCTCTTCCAGGTCCTGCCCCTCCGTTGCATCCTCGTCAGCTTCATTGCTGTCGGCTGCGGCGTCTCCGGCCGACGGCAGATCACCAAGTCGACTGGGGTAGTCGGGCACGTCTGAAGGCAGATAGTCGTGAGTCAGCCAGCGGACCAGCAGGTTCAGGTCTTCGTCCGTGAGTTGCTGCGGTGGATAAGCCGGCATTTCATTCTTTGCACCGTAGTGGCGAGGCGCTCCGGGGTTGCGAATGAAGTCGGTCAACCATTTGGCCGAACCATATTTCGCCATCGTGGGATAGCCATCAGCGTCATCATCAGAGACGGCCACGAAGTCTTCACCAATCGTTGTGTGGCAATCGGCGCACGACGTGCCTTCCAGGTCTCCGGCCCATGCGCCTTCAGTAGCGACAGCTCGACCTTTCGCGGCCAATTGTTCATTGGCTGCGAGGGCATTCACCCATTCTTCTCGCTCTTTGACATCGGCCGGTATGTAGCCGGGATTCGCTTCCGAATAGAGGAACTCCACCAGCGCGTCCAGGTTTTCGGAGTTCTCGTCCGACAGCAGCGATTCCGGATAGCCCGACCAGTCGGCCATTTCAGATTCGTCCGGATTCAGATACGTGACGTCTTCGCCAGCTTCTTCCTTCGCCTTCGCGTCCTTGAACCAGCCCGCATTTTTCAGCGGTGACAGATGAGCCGCATAGTCGACTACAATGGAACGCATCCATTCGCGACTGCCGAAGTTACCGAGATCAGACGCCGTCGGTGGTGCAACTTTTTTCTTTTCTGTAACCAGCATGCCACGGCCATCGTGACCGTTGTAGCGATGGCAACTGGAACAATGCTTCGCGAACAGTCGCGGCCCCTGAGTAAACGGATCGCGCCGCAGCATCCCGACCGCTCCATCCACAGGAATGCGGTCCGGTCCCGATGCGAGTTCCACCGCTCGCCCGCCATCTCGGTGAGCTTCGGCTAGAGCCGCCTGGTGGTCGATGTCGTTTCTGTCTTCGATGAACGCCATGGCAGTGAGGACCACGATTGCCGCGCCGAGTAGCCAGATGAACGCTTTATTCAGTGTATGTCCGAACTCACCCAAAAACTTGTGCGTGAGCGGCATCAATGCGATCACGCCCATGATCACACCGGGCAACACGATGGCTCCCCAGACAAGGCCGATGGATTCCACCGCGTGAAATCGCAGAAAGCGAAACAGAAACAGGAAGTACCATTCCGGGCGAGCCGCGTCGAACTTCACCGCCGCGTCAGCGGGCGCGCTAAGTTCAGCTCCTTTGAAGATGGCAAACAGTAGTACAACAGCCAGAACAGCGAGGCACGCAATGGCGTCCTTCAAAACCTGATCAGGCCAAAACGAAGTTTCGGGTGCGTGGTTTTCGTCGTGGACGGTGAGGCCGTGCCGACGGAAGCAGTAAATGTGCAACGCCAGAAACGCCACCAGCAGCGCGGGAAGTATTCCTGCATGCATGGCGAAAAAGCGAGTCAGCGTCATGTGCCCGTATTGATTGCCGCCCTGAGCCAGCGTTTGCACTTCGGCTCCCGCCACCGGCGTGAGACTCATAATATTGGTCGTCACCTGAGTCGCATAGTAGCCCTTCTGGTCCCACGGCAGCAGGTACCCGGTCAGTGACAGACCGAGCACGATCATCATCAGTACCATGCCAAGCCAGAAATTGATTTCTCGCGGCGCCTTGTACGCTCCGTCGATGATCACCTGCACCAGGTGAATGGCCATCAGCACGACCATCGCCTGAGCCGCAAAGTGATGCACGCCGCGGATGAGATAGCCCAGCGTCATTTCGTTTTGAATGTAATAAACACTTTCCCAGGCGGTGCGAGTGCTGGGGCTATACGCCGACCACAGCATGAATCCGGTAATCACCTGCAGAACGAATGTGAAGACCAGCGTACTGCCCCAGACGTATCGCCAGCGAGCCCCGCCGGGCACTCGTTCGTACAAAGCTTCGTGCATCAAAGACTTGTAGCCGGTACGGTTATCAAGCCATGCCATCAGAGCGTTCATTGCCATTCAATCCAGTATGTCGTCGCCAGTGGGCTGAAAGTGTGGTGGTTCAAACTGCGTCGTCGCGTGCTAAACAGGAATCTTCTGTTCTGTCGCACCGCGAAAGTTCTGAAACTTCAGCCAAAGTTCCTTGCCGTCTTTGCCAGGCTCGCCGTCTGTTGCCGTGATGATTTCCAGTTCGTCCATGTTGCGTGGAGGAACTTCGTTTGTCTTCGTGCCGTCAAGGTCGAAGGAGCTTGTGTGACACGGGCAGAAAAAGTCGTCGTCGCTGCGGCGGTAATTCACAGAGCAGCCCAGGTGTGGGCAGATCGAATTGAACGCGATCACGGAACCGTCCGGCTGTTTCCGTAGCCAGACACTGCCAACAGGAACGTCTTTGAACCGATTCCAGGCATCATCGAGCGTCGACTTCACCGTGACGGCAACCGGCGTACCGTCGTCTGGTAGCGAATCTGTGGTAGCGTCGAGCTTGATGAAACCGTCCAGTGCACCGCCGCCTGCCGCTCCGCCAGACTTTTTCCGTCGCAGAATGGGATCGAGGTAGAAGGCGCCCGCCAGAAACGACGGTATGGCCACGATTACGAAGCTTAAAAAGCCAGTCAAGACACTCACCAATGCGTTGCGGCGAGATTCCGAGCCTGACGACAGCTCGGCGTCTGAGGGCGTTTCTGCAGGCGCAGAAGTATCGGGGCTGTTTGTATCGCCCATGGTTTAGTTCTCTGAGCTTTAGGTAGGATTGAACGAACCAGTTGGTCGTCGCAAAACCGCTTCTGTAAACAGTTGGCTTAACATTCAGGATTGTGAACGGGATCGCAATTGCGACTGACTTGTCGCCAGCGATTGACCTTGCGGCACGCTCACAGCTGATGTTTTCGCGTCTGTTCCGTTAGGTAGGAATTGTTGACTGGTTC
This DNA window, taken from Fuerstiella marisgermanici, encodes the following:
- a CDS encoding cytochrome b N-terminal domain-containing protein, whose amino-acid sequence is MNALMAWLDNRTGYKSLMHEALYERVPGGARWRYVWGSTLVFTFVLQVITGFMLWSAYSPSTRTAWESVYYIQNEMTLGYLIRGVHHFAAQAMVVLMAIHLVQVIIDGAYKAPREINFWLGMVLMMIVLGLSLTGYLLPWDQKGYYATQVTTNIMSLTPVAGAEVQTLAQGGNQYGHMTLTRFFAMHAGILPALLVAFLALHIYCFRRHGLTVHDENHAPETSFWPDQVLKDAIACLAVLAVVLLFAIFKGAELSAPADAAVKFDAARPEWYFLFLFRFLRFHAVESIGLVWGAIVLPGVIMGVIALMPLTHKFLGEFGHTLNKAFIWLLGAAIVVLTAMAFIEDRNDIDHQAALAEAHRDGGRAVELASGPDRIPVDGAVGMLRRDPFTQGPRLFAKHCSSCHRYNGHDGRGMLVTEKKKVAPPTASDLGNFGSREWMRSIVVDYAAHLSPLKNAGWFKDAKAKEEAGEDVTYLNPDESEMADWSGYPESLLSDENSENLDALVEFLYSEANPGYIPADVKEREEWVNALAANEQLAAKGRAVATEGAWAGDLEGTSCADCHTTIGEDFVAVSDDDADGYPTMAKYGSAKWLTDFIRNPGAPRHYGAKNEMPAYPPQQLTDEDLNLLVRWLTHDYLPSDVPDYPSRLGDLPSAGDAAADSNEADEDATEGQDLEENAGEEATEQE
- a CDS encoding ubiquinol-cytochrome c reductase iron-sulfur subunit — translated: MGDTNSPDTSAPAETPSDAELSSGSESRRNALVSVLTGFLSFVIVAIPSFLAGAFYLDPILRRKKSGGAAGGGALDGFIKLDATTDSLPDDGTPVAVTVKSTLDDAWNRFKDVPVGSVWLRKQPDGSVIAFNSICPHLGCSVNYRRSDDDFFCPCHTSSFDLDGTKTNEVPPRNMDELEIITATDGEPGKDGKELWLKFQNFRGATEQKIPV